A single window of Nasonia vitripennis strain AsymCx chromosome 4, Nvit_psr_1.1, whole genome shotgun sequence DNA harbors:
- the LOC100121510 gene encoding eukaryotic translation initiation factor 4E-binding protein Mextli isoform X5 — translation MATTLNARPRTIKKLEKPRPLKISQRTTTDTRITTVDDIVSLIDNVAMCLNNGYYDQSLQSNIVLMCNHLKLYSHQLEMIYKDQLDRAFIAIRNGSQNEKLDMTTRVHLLELIELRAKQWHHNESMNAYYSQKLSNLDNQNELLSPDTPTNLLTPSLMAMNSGSPPLLGPGEVIKNSGKFTKPTRIPGKNYCKDEVVIRNSDSGKVMGIKGRRVHMIEELSETIISFQRVNPGAKERLVQITGTSEDKIHYAKDLIKDTIQRNASPVRLEQGGREKSGIGGSSSSLNSSASDESSRLQQQHSSLRSLFHSTSTNDASLGEFMHTVTVGPHSLKITGSNLELVRAAKLALDEYFSEESEHTGSGVEYFTFDDESSFAPVTPTTPHTPLSAGQASFQRRNLSYDTGVTVDTDRSKEVSIPEIEPKKNAVINVADSSRELSYEFLMQCAKGPFAKRPPADWDRIQKECPNIVRKAPIRWFEPEAYKTKVAAAGFVTVISAGELLENDPE, via the exons aTGGCAACCACTCTCAATGCTAGACCACGAACGATCAAGAAGCTGGAAAAGCCTCGGCCGCTGAAAATCAGCCAGCGCACAACGACCGACACCCGGATTACGACTG tCGATGACATTGTATCATTAATTGACAATGTTGCTATGTGTCTGAATAATGGCTATTACGATCAGTCATTACAGTCCAACATTGTTCTCATGTGTAATCATTTAAAACTTTATTCTCATCAGTTGGAAATGATTTACAAAG ACCAGCTAGACAGAGCATTCATAGCTATCAGAAATGGTAgtcaaaatgaaaaattagatATGACGACCAGAGTTCACTTGCTGGAATTGATTGAATTAAGAGCGAAACAGTGGCATCACAATGAATCCATGAATGCCTATTATTCTCAAAAGCTATCAAACTTGGATAAT CAAAATGAATTGCTTTCACCGGATACGCCAACAAATTTGCTGACACCTTCATTGATGGCAATGAATTCTGGATCGCCTCCTTTGCTGGGACCTGGTGAAGTAATAAAGAACAGTGgcaaatttacaaaaccaacTCGCATACCTGGCAAAAATTATTGCAAAGATGAAGTTGTCATCCGTAACAGCGATTCTGGAAAAG TGATGGGAATAAAAGGGCGGCGGGTTCACATGATTGAAGAACTCAGCGAGACAATCATCTCCTTCCAGAGAG TGAATCCTGGAGCTAAGGAACGACTTGTCCAAATTACGGGTACTTCCGAGGACAAGATACA TTACGCGAAGGATTTAATAAAGGATACAATTCAACGAAATGCATCACCTGTACGACTCGAACAGGGTGGACGAGAAAAAAGTGGTATTGGAGGATCCAGTTCTTCTTTGAACAGTAGTGCTTCTGATGAAAGTAGCAGATTACAGCAGCAACATTCGTCATTGCGCTCTCTATTTCACAGCACGTCCACCAACGACGCCAGTCTTGGCGAATTTATGCATACCGTCACCGTTGGACCACATTCTTTGAAAATCACTGGCAGCAATTTAGAACTTGTCCGG GCTGCCAAGTTAGCATTAgatgaatatttttcagaGGAGTCTGAACACACTGGTAGTGGAGTAGAATATTTCACATTTGATGATGAATCGTCATTTGCGCCTGTTACTCCAACGACACCGCATACTCCATTGTCTGCTGGACAGGCAAGTTTTCAGAGAAGAAATTTGAGTTATGATACTGGTGTAACAGTAGACACTGATAGATCAAAAGAAGTTTCTATTCCTGAAATAGAACCTAAGAAGAATG CTGTTATTAATGTTGCAGATTCGTCTAGGGAACTTTCATACGAGTTCTTGATGCAATGTGCGAAGGGTCCATTTGCTAAGCGACCACCAGCTGACTGGGATCGCATACAGAAAGAATGCCCCAACATAGTTCGCAAG GCACCGATTCGCTGGTTCGAACCGGAAGCATACAAAACAAAAGTAGCTGCCGCAGGTTTTGTTACGGTGATATCTGCTGGAGAACTGTTGGAAAATGATCctgaataa
- the LOC100121510 gene encoding eukaryotic translation initiation factor 4E-binding protein Mextli isoform X4: protein MATTLNARPRTIKKLEKPRPLKISQRTTTDTRITTVDDIVSLIDNVAMCLNNGYYDQSLQSNIVLMCNHLKLYSHQLEMIYKDQLDRAFIAIRNGSQNEKLDMTTRVHLLELIELRAKQWHHNESMNAYYSQKLSNLDNQNELLSPDTPTNLLTPSLMAMNSGSPPLLGPGEVIKNSGKFTKPTRIPGKNYCKDEVVIRNSDSGKVNPGAKERLVQITGTSEDKIHYAKDLIKDTIQRNASPVRLEQGGREKSGIGGSSSSLNSSASDESSRLQQQHSSLRSLFHSTSTNDASLGEFMHTVTVGPHSLKITGSNLELVRAAKLALDEYFSEESEHTGSGVEYFTFDDESSFAPVTPTTPHTPLSAGQASFQRRNLSYDTGVTVDTDRSKEVSIPEIEPKKNDSSRELSYEFLMQCAKGPFAKRPPADWDRIQKECPNIVRKVQDDNANDVLSCTFNTNKTHFNNRKSFINNEFASPFQNNFGYFNQQPCNMANNEKNNNTEFNPEICDNIVYGKRTTINFNAFDKIMHFVH from the exons aTGGCAACCACTCTCAATGCTAGACCACGAACGATCAAGAAGCTGGAAAAGCCTCGGCCGCTGAAAATCAGCCAGCGCACAACGACCGACACCCGGATTACGACTG tCGATGACATTGTATCATTAATTGACAATGTTGCTATGTGTCTGAATAATGGCTATTACGATCAGTCATTACAGTCCAACATTGTTCTCATGTGTAATCATTTAAAACTTTATTCTCATCAGTTGGAAATGATTTACAAAG ACCAGCTAGACAGAGCATTCATAGCTATCAGAAATGGTAgtcaaaatgaaaaattagatATGACGACCAGAGTTCACTTGCTGGAATTGATTGAATTAAGAGCGAAACAGTGGCATCACAATGAATCCATGAATGCCTATTATTCTCAAAAGCTATCAAACTTGGATAAT CAAAATGAATTGCTTTCACCGGATACGCCAACAAATTTGCTGACACCTTCATTGATGGCAATGAATTCTGGATCGCCTCCTTTGCTGGGACCTGGTGAAGTAATAAAGAACAGTGgcaaatttacaaaaccaacTCGCATACCTGGCAAAAATTATTGCAAAGATGAAGTTGTCATCCGTAACAGCGATTCTGGAAAAG TGAATCCTGGAGCTAAGGAACGACTTGTCCAAATTACGGGTACTTCCGAGGACAAGATACA TTACGCGAAGGATTTAATAAAGGATACAATTCAACGAAATGCATCACCTGTACGACTCGAACAGGGTGGACGAGAAAAAAGTGGTATTGGAGGATCCAGTTCTTCTTTGAACAGTAGTGCTTCTGATGAAAGTAGCAGATTACAGCAGCAACATTCGTCATTGCGCTCTCTATTTCACAGCACGTCCACCAACGACGCCAGTCTTGGCGAATTTATGCATACCGTCACCGTTGGACCACATTCTTTGAAAATCACTGGCAGCAATTTAGAACTTGTCCGG GCTGCCAAGTTAGCATTAgatgaatatttttcagaGGAGTCTGAACACACTGGTAGTGGAGTAGAATATTTCACATTTGATGATGAATCGTCATTTGCGCCTGTTACTCCAACGACACCGCATACTCCATTGTCTGCTGGACAGGCAAGTTTTCAGAGAAGAAATTTGAGTTATGATACTGGTGTAACAGTAGACACTGATAGATCAAAAGAAGTTTCTATTCCTGAAATAGAACCTAAGAAGAATG ATTCGTCTAGGGAACTTTCATACGAGTTCTTGATGCAATGTGCGAAGGGTCCATTTGCTAAGCGACCACCAGCTGACTGGGATCGCATACAGAAAGAATGCCCCAACATAGTTCGCAAGGTACAAGATGATAACGCTAATGACGTTTTGTCCTGCACATTTAATACTAACAAAACTCACTTTAACAATCGCAAAAGCTTTATTAATAATGAATTTGCTTCACCATTTCAAAATAACTTTGGTTATTTTAACCAACAACCATGCAACATGGCgaataacgaaaaaaataataataccgAGTTTAATCCTGAGATCTGTGATAACATAGTGTATGGCAAAAGGActacaataaattttaatgcatttgataaaataatgcattttGTACACTAA
- the LOC100121510 gene encoding eukaryotic translation initiation factor 4E-binding protein Mextli isoform X8: MATTLNARPRTIKKLEKPRPLKISQRTTTDTRITTVDDIVSLIDNVAMCLNNGYYDQSLQSNIVLMCNHLKLYSHQLEMIYKDQLDRAFIAIRNGSQNEKLDMTTRVHLLELIELRAKQWHHNESMNAYYSQKLSNLDNQNELLSPDTPTNLLTPSLMAMNSGSPPLLGPGEVIKNSGKFTKPTRIPGKNYCKDEVVIRNSDSGKVMGIKGRRVHMIEELSETIISFQRVNPGAKERLVQITGTSEDKIHYAKDLIKDTIQRNASPVRLEQGGREKSGIGGSSSSLNSSASDESSRLQQQHSSLRSLFHSTSTNDASLGEFMHTVTVGPHSLKITGSNLELVRAAKLALDEYFSEESEHTGSGVEYFTFDDESSFAPVTPTTPHTPLSAGQASFQRRNLSYDTGVTVDTDRSKEVSIPEIEPKKNDSSRELSYEFLMQCAKGPFAKRPPADWDRIQKECPNIVRKHAASKDAMRHRFAGSNRKHTKQK; encoded by the exons aTGGCAACCACTCTCAATGCTAGACCACGAACGATCAAGAAGCTGGAAAAGCCTCGGCCGCTGAAAATCAGCCAGCGCACAACGACCGACACCCGGATTACGACTG tCGATGACATTGTATCATTAATTGACAATGTTGCTATGTGTCTGAATAATGGCTATTACGATCAGTCATTACAGTCCAACATTGTTCTCATGTGTAATCATTTAAAACTTTATTCTCATCAGTTGGAAATGATTTACAAAG ACCAGCTAGACAGAGCATTCATAGCTATCAGAAATGGTAgtcaaaatgaaaaattagatATGACGACCAGAGTTCACTTGCTGGAATTGATTGAATTAAGAGCGAAACAGTGGCATCACAATGAATCCATGAATGCCTATTATTCTCAAAAGCTATCAAACTTGGATAAT CAAAATGAATTGCTTTCACCGGATACGCCAACAAATTTGCTGACACCTTCATTGATGGCAATGAATTCTGGATCGCCTCCTTTGCTGGGACCTGGTGAAGTAATAAAGAACAGTGgcaaatttacaaaaccaacTCGCATACCTGGCAAAAATTATTGCAAAGATGAAGTTGTCATCCGTAACAGCGATTCTGGAAAAG TGATGGGAATAAAAGGGCGGCGGGTTCACATGATTGAAGAACTCAGCGAGACAATCATCTCCTTCCAGAGAG TGAATCCTGGAGCTAAGGAACGACTTGTCCAAATTACGGGTACTTCCGAGGACAAGATACA TTACGCGAAGGATTTAATAAAGGATACAATTCAACGAAATGCATCACCTGTACGACTCGAACAGGGTGGACGAGAAAAAAGTGGTATTGGAGGATCCAGTTCTTCTTTGAACAGTAGTGCTTCTGATGAAAGTAGCAGATTACAGCAGCAACATTCGTCATTGCGCTCTCTATTTCACAGCACGTCCACCAACGACGCCAGTCTTGGCGAATTTATGCATACCGTCACCGTTGGACCACATTCTTTGAAAATCACTGGCAGCAATTTAGAACTTGTCCGG GCTGCCAAGTTAGCATTAgatgaatatttttcagaGGAGTCTGAACACACTGGTAGTGGAGTAGAATATTTCACATTTGATGATGAATCGTCATTTGCGCCTGTTACTCCAACGACACCGCATACTCCATTGTCTGCTGGACAGGCAAGTTTTCAGAGAAGAAATTTGAGTTATGATACTGGTGTAACAGTAGACACTGATAGATCAAAAGAAGTTTCTATTCCTGAAATAGAACCTAAGAAGAATG ATTCGTCTAGGGAACTTTCATACGAGTTCTTGATGCAATGTGCGAAGGGTCCATTTGCTAAGCGACCACCAGCTGACTGGGATCGCATACAGAAAGAATGCCCCAACATAGTTCGCAAG CATGCTGCTTCTAAGGATGCAATGAg GCACCGATTCGCTGGTTCGAACCGGAAGCATACAAAACAAAAGTAG
- the LOC100121510 gene encoding eukaryotic translation initiation factor 4E-binding protein Mextli isoform X7 — MATTLNARPRTIKKLEKPRPLKISQRTTTDTRITTVDDIVSLIDNVAMCLNNGYYDQSLQSNIVLMCNHLKLYSHQLEMIYKDQLDRAFIAIRNGSQNEKLDMTTRVHLLELIELRAKQWHHNESMNAYYSQKLSNLDNQNELLSPDTPTNLLTPSLMAMNSGSPPLLGPGEVIKNSGKFTKPTRIPGKNYCKDEVVIRNSDSGKVMGIKGRRVHMIEELSETIISFQRVNPGAKERLVQITGTSEDKIHYAKDLIKDTIQRNASPVRLEQGGREKSGIGGSSSSLNSSASDESSRLQQQHSSLRSLFHSTSTNDASLGEFMHTVTVGPHSLKITGSNLELVRAAKLALDEYFSEESEHTGSGVEYFTFDDESSFAPVTPTTPHTPLSAGQASFQRRNLSYDTGVTVDTDRSKEVSIPEIEPKKNAVINVADSSRELSYEFLMQCAKGPFAKRPPADWDRIQKECPNIVRKHAASKDAMRHRFAGSNRKHTKQK; from the exons aTGGCAACCACTCTCAATGCTAGACCACGAACGATCAAGAAGCTGGAAAAGCCTCGGCCGCTGAAAATCAGCCAGCGCACAACGACCGACACCCGGATTACGACTG tCGATGACATTGTATCATTAATTGACAATGTTGCTATGTGTCTGAATAATGGCTATTACGATCAGTCATTACAGTCCAACATTGTTCTCATGTGTAATCATTTAAAACTTTATTCTCATCAGTTGGAAATGATTTACAAAG ACCAGCTAGACAGAGCATTCATAGCTATCAGAAATGGTAgtcaaaatgaaaaattagatATGACGACCAGAGTTCACTTGCTGGAATTGATTGAATTAAGAGCGAAACAGTGGCATCACAATGAATCCATGAATGCCTATTATTCTCAAAAGCTATCAAACTTGGATAAT CAAAATGAATTGCTTTCACCGGATACGCCAACAAATTTGCTGACACCTTCATTGATGGCAATGAATTCTGGATCGCCTCCTTTGCTGGGACCTGGTGAAGTAATAAAGAACAGTGgcaaatttacaaaaccaacTCGCATACCTGGCAAAAATTATTGCAAAGATGAAGTTGTCATCCGTAACAGCGATTCTGGAAAAG TGATGGGAATAAAAGGGCGGCGGGTTCACATGATTGAAGAACTCAGCGAGACAATCATCTCCTTCCAGAGAG TGAATCCTGGAGCTAAGGAACGACTTGTCCAAATTACGGGTACTTCCGAGGACAAGATACA TTACGCGAAGGATTTAATAAAGGATACAATTCAACGAAATGCATCACCTGTACGACTCGAACAGGGTGGACGAGAAAAAAGTGGTATTGGAGGATCCAGTTCTTCTTTGAACAGTAGTGCTTCTGATGAAAGTAGCAGATTACAGCAGCAACATTCGTCATTGCGCTCTCTATTTCACAGCACGTCCACCAACGACGCCAGTCTTGGCGAATTTATGCATACCGTCACCGTTGGACCACATTCTTTGAAAATCACTGGCAGCAATTTAGAACTTGTCCGG GCTGCCAAGTTAGCATTAgatgaatatttttcagaGGAGTCTGAACACACTGGTAGTGGAGTAGAATATTTCACATTTGATGATGAATCGTCATTTGCGCCTGTTACTCCAACGACACCGCATACTCCATTGTCTGCTGGACAGGCAAGTTTTCAGAGAAGAAATTTGAGTTATGATACTGGTGTAACAGTAGACACTGATAGATCAAAAGAAGTTTCTATTCCTGAAATAGAACCTAAGAAGAATG CTGTTATTAATGTTGCAGATTCGTCTAGGGAACTTTCATACGAGTTCTTGATGCAATGTGCGAAGGGTCCATTTGCTAAGCGACCACCAGCTGACTGGGATCGCATACAGAAAGAATGCCCCAACATAGTTCGCAAG CATGCTGCTTCTAAGGATGCAATGAg GCACCGATTCGCTGGTTCGAACCGGAAGCATACAAAACAAAAGTAG
- the LOC100121510 gene encoding eukaryotic translation initiation factor 4E-binding protein Mextli isoform X2 produces the protein MATTLNARPRTIKKLEKPRPLKISQRTTTDTRITTVDDIVSLIDNVAMCLNNGYYDQSLQSNIVLMCNHLKLYSHQLEMIYKDQLDRAFIAIRNGSQNEKLDMTTRVHLLELIELRAKQWHHNESMNAYYSQKLSNLDNQNELLSPDTPTNLLTPSLMAMNSGSPPLLGPGEVIKNSGKFTKPTRIPGKNYCKDEVVIRNSDSGKVMGIKGRRVHMIEELSETIISFQRVNPGAKERLVQITGTSEDKIHYAKDLIKDTIQRNASPVRLEQGGREKSGIGGSSSSLNSSASDESSRLQQQHSSLRSLFHSTSTNDASLGEFMHTVTVGPHSLKITGSNLELVRAAKLALDEYFSEESEHTGSGVEYFTFDDESSFAPVTPTTPHTPLSAGQASFQRRNLSYDTGVTVDTDRSKEVSIPEIEPKKNDSSRELSYEFLMQCAKGPFAKRPPADWDRIQKECPNIVRKVQDDNANDVLSCTFNTNKTHFNNRKSFINNEFASPFQNNFGYFNQQPCNMANNEKNNNTEFNPEICDNIVYGKRTTINFNAFDKIMHFVH, from the exons aTGGCAACCACTCTCAATGCTAGACCACGAACGATCAAGAAGCTGGAAAAGCCTCGGCCGCTGAAAATCAGCCAGCGCACAACGACCGACACCCGGATTACGACTG tCGATGACATTGTATCATTAATTGACAATGTTGCTATGTGTCTGAATAATGGCTATTACGATCAGTCATTACAGTCCAACATTGTTCTCATGTGTAATCATTTAAAACTTTATTCTCATCAGTTGGAAATGATTTACAAAG ACCAGCTAGACAGAGCATTCATAGCTATCAGAAATGGTAgtcaaaatgaaaaattagatATGACGACCAGAGTTCACTTGCTGGAATTGATTGAATTAAGAGCGAAACAGTGGCATCACAATGAATCCATGAATGCCTATTATTCTCAAAAGCTATCAAACTTGGATAAT CAAAATGAATTGCTTTCACCGGATACGCCAACAAATTTGCTGACACCTTCATTGATGGCAATGAATTCTGGATCGCCTCCTTTGCTGGGACCTGGTGAAGTAATAAAGAACAGTGgcaaatttacaaaaccaacTCGCATACCTGGCAAAAATTATTGCAAAGATGAAGTTGTCATCCGTAACAGCGATTCTGGAAAAG TGATGGGAATAAAAGGGCGGCGGGTTCACATGATTGAAGAACTCAGCGAGACAATCATCTCCTTCCAGAGAG TGAATCCTGGAGCTAAGGAACGACTTGTCCAAATTACGGGTACTTCCGAGGACAAGATACA TTACGCGAAGGATTTAATAAAGGATACAATTCAACGAAATGCATCACCTGTACGACTCGAACAGGGTGGACGAGAAAAAAGTGGTATTGGAGGATCCAGTTCTTCTTTGAACAGTAGTGCTTCTGATGAAAGTAGCAGATTACAGCAGCAACATTCGTCATTGCGCTCTCTATTTCACAGCACGTCCACCAACGACGCCAGTCTTGGCGAATTTATGCATACCGTCACCGTTGGACCACATTCTTTGAAAATCACTGGCAGCAATTTAGAACTTGTCCGG GCTGCCAAGTTAGCATTAgatgaatatttttcagaGGAGTCTGAACACACTGGTAGTGGAGTAGAATATTTCACATTTGATGATGAATCGTCATTTGCGCCTGTTACTCCAACGACACCGCATACTCCATTGTCTGCTGGACAGGCAAGTTTTCAGAGAAGAAATTTGAGTTATGATACTGGTGTAACAGTAGACACTGATAGATCAAAAGAAGTTTCTATTCCTGAAATAGAACCTAAGAAGAATG ATTCGTCTAGGGAACTTTCATACGAGTTCTTGATGCAATGTGCGAAGGGTCCATTTGCTAAGCGACCACCAGCTGACTGGGATCGCATACAGAAAGAATGCCCCAACATAGTTCGCAAGGTACAAGATGATAACGCTAATGACGTTTTGTCCTGCACATTTAATACTAACAAAACTCACTTTAACAATCGCAAAAGCTTTATTAATAATGAATTTGCTTCACCATTTCAAAATAACTTTGGTTATTTTAACCAACAACCATGCAACATGGCgaataacgaaaaaaataataataccgAGTTTAATCCTGAGATCTGTGATAACATAGTGTATGGCAAAAGGActacaataaattttaatgcatttgataaaataatgcattttGTACACTAA